From a region of the Coffea arabica cultivar ET-39 chromosome 3e, Coffea Arabica ET-39 HiFi, whole genome shotgun sequence genome:
- the LOC140038526 gene encoding zinc finger BED domain-containing protein DAYSLEEPER-like → MSMIAVMGVIRRHIRDCYSVILSFAIILDPRYKLQFVEYCFFVLDPQSRDEKVLSIKQKLFRLFEEYSKTNTGIIAAPMESTFNGDDGQTRDLMDGFDVYQSQQEASGNKFELELYLEERLVDRKQQLDLNVLTYWKESRIRYPELSRMARDILSIPITTVASESAFSHGGRILGKFRTSMLPDNVEALLCSRDWLYNKSLDKDFEVEQEDEEQDLGIDISRLIAEQDASSNVDAA, encoded by the exons ATGTCGATGATTGCAGTCATGGGAGTAATACGGAGACATATAAGAGACTGCTATAGTGTTATCTTATCATTTGCCATTATCTTGGATCCTCGTTATAAACTCCAGTTTGTAGAATATTGTTTTTTTGTGTTGGATCCTCAATCACGAGATGAAAAGGTTCTTAGTATTAAACAAAAGTTGTTTCGTTTGTTCGAAGAATACTCTAAGACCAACACTGGTATTATTGCTGCACCAATGGAGAGTACTTTTAATGGTGATGATGGACAAACTAGAGATCTCATGGAT GGTTTTGATGTGTACCAATCTCAACAAGAGGCAAGTGGTAACAAatttgaattggagttgtatctTGAGGAGCGACTAGTCGATCGTAAGCAACAACTAGATTTGAATGTTTTGACTTATTGGAAGGAGAGTAGAATTAGATATCCTGAACTTTCACGTATGGCTCGAGATATCTTAAGTATTCCTATTACCACTGTAGCATCCGAGTCTGCTTTTAGTCATGGTGGGAGAATTCTTGGAAAATTTCGAACTTCTATGTTGCCGGATAATGTGGAGGCACTACTGTGTTCTCGAGATTGGTTGTATAATA AGAGTCTTGATAAAGATTTTGAAGTTGAACAAGAAGACGAGGAGCAAGATCTTGGAATTGATATTAGTAGATTAATTGCTGAACAAGATGCGTCTTCAAATGTTGATGCTGCTTAG